CCGAAGTGGTTCAGGTGGCCCGACGGATGGGAATCACCAGTAAATTGTGGGCGGTTAACTCCATTGCACTGGGGTCCAGTGAAGTTACCGTTATGGAACTGACCTCGGCATACAGCACGTTCCCCAACGAAGGATTGCACGCCGAACCACTCATGGTGATGAGGGTAGAAGACATCAATGGAAATATCCTGCTTGAAAATTCACCTCAGAATCAGGAAGTGTTTTCAAAGGAAACCGCTTATATCGTGAACAACATGCTTCAAACCGTGATCAACCGGGGAACCGGGGCAGGAATCAGAGCCCGGTTCGGATTTTTTCAGCCGGCCGGCGGGAAAACCGGAACCACCAATGATCATGGCGATGCGTGGTTTGTTGGATATACCAGTGATCTTGTGGCAGGTGTCTGGGTCGGATTTTCAGACCGCCGGATTCACTTCCAGACCATGGAACACGGTCAGGGTGCACGTGCGGCCATGCCCATCTGGGCCAAATTCATGAAGGATGTATATGACAACCGCGACATCGGCATGCCTTCAAGCACCTTCAGAAAGCCGAATGGTATTTATGAAATGATGGTCTGCAGTGAATCGAAGAAGATCGCCGGCTCCTTCTGCCCGGAACCTTATCAGGAAGTATTCACCAAACTGAATGCACCCACCGAAACCTGTACCGTTCATACCGAGGCCGGAACGGTGAAACCTGAAGAGAAACCGAAAAAGAAAAAGATCGGGTTCTGATGACAATTCTGATTCTGGTCAGCGGTCTCCTCCTTCTTTTTCTTGCCTGGCTGACCTGGGCCTGGAAAAAGTTTCTCGATGCATTCCAGATTGAACTGGAACCGAATCAGCCCATGCCAGACCTTAACCAGGTCCCCTATGAGACCTGGCATATTCCCACGGGTCACTCAAAAATCATCCGGGGCTGGATGTTGCTTCAACCCGCCGACCCATCAGCTCCCATTGTGATTGTGGCTCACGGCTGGACCCGCAATGCCACCTTTCTCTGGCCGATCAGTTACCGGTTGTGGAAAGAGGGCTATCAGGTTTTTGCCATCAATGCGAGAAACCATGGCGAATGCGATCTCGATCCCCCCATGTCGGTTCTCAAATACACCGAGGACCTCGAAAACACGATCCACTGGCTGCGTTTACGGTTTCCGGGAAACCCTATTGCCATGACCGGGCATTCTCTCGGTGGCGCTGCCCTGCTGATTGCCTCTGTTCGGGTTCCAGGAGTATCTGCCGCGGTTCCCATCTGTGCTTTTTCCCGTTCTGACCGGATTTTCGAGATGGATATCCGGCGGGCCGGTGTACCAATGATTCCGGTTGGAAAAGTGATTCTGGCGCTCATCCGGCGATATCTGGGCCATTCCTATGATGATCTTGCCCCTGCTTTCTGGGTCCGGAACTCAACAGTCCCGACGCTTCTGATCGGCGCCGGACTCGATACCCGGGTCCCACCCGACATGCAGTATGAACTGAAGGCCGCCTTCCCCGAGGGGATTGCCTACGGTCCGGTTATCGAACCGGAAGCCACTCACACCAGTCTTCTCACCGACCCGGGCACAATTGACCGCATTGTCCGGTTTATTAACCGACGGCTGAAACCAACGGATGGAAATCCGGCCGACCCACTGACCGATGGAAACGGAGTTTAATAATGAAAATACCGCTGATTCTCCTTTCATTCCTGCTGGCGGTTTCCAACACCCTGGCACAACCAGTTTATCAACCACCGGTAACCCGATCATTGATGAATTATCCCGATGGCGGCGCCTTCCGGATTCTGATCACTTCATACGGATTCGGCATCGGGGGTTTGTATCGTCATCAGATCAGCGAGGACTGGGCTTACCAGTTCGAATCGGACATTTCACCCGGAAAAGATGACCGGGAGGTCGAAGAGTATGATTATTGGACGGATCAGGTTTACACCCGGAACAAAATCAATTCCCTGCTGCTGATTCCATTTCAGAATGTACTTCACTACCGGTTATTCCGCGCTTCCATCCAGGATAATTTTCGTCCTTTCCTGTCGGCCGGGGCAGGACCTCTGATGGGATATGTGTTTCCCACTACAGATGATTTTTTTTCAGGTCTGGGAGATGGAAAAGCCATCTGGGGCGTGACAGGATCGGTTGGATTCGGCGCCGACTTTGGCAGCAACTTCGGCCTGATTCAGGGTCTGGCTTTCCGGTATACCTTCAATTATCTCCCCGATGGGGTCACCCTGCTACGCGTCCCAACCCGATACCGGTTACCCGATGACCCGCCTGATGCCAACGACCGGGTCCGCCTCGTCGACCGGGTTCACAAAACCTTTCATGCCTTTCATCTGAGCCTTTCCATCGGAAAAATGTGGCCGCGATGACTCAAAACGGTTTTTATTCCGATTTCGATACCAATACCCCCGGTGGTGAACGGAAGGCTGATTACCGCACTCCTTTTGAAATGGACCGCGACCGCCTGATTCACACCTCGGCTTTTCGTCGACTGCAGGCCAAGACCCAGGTGTTTTTTGCCGGCGAATATGACTTCTACCGGTCCCGGCTTACTCACTCCATCGAAGTGGCCCAGATCGGGCGATCCATCACCGCCTTCCTGAATCAGACGTCTCCTCACCTGTCAGCCCATTTTTATCTGGATGCCGCATTGGTCGAGGCCATCTGTCTGGCTCACGATCTCGGACATCCTCCCTTCGGACACGCAGGAGAGCGGACCCTTCATACACTCATGATCAATCAGGGCGGATTCGAAGGAAATGCACAGACCCTGCGGCTGCTGACAGACACCATCTATCAGGATGAGACCGGCCGGAAGGGACTGCAACCTACACGGGCGTTCACAGATGGCGTGATGAAATACAAGGCCACCTTCAGCGAATGGCCTCAGCCCCCCGAAAATCATTTCCTGTACGACAGTCAGCTTCCCGTGAGAGAATGGGTGTTTGCCGGGGACACTGCCAAACGATCACCAGCCGACTGGAATGAACTGAAAAGCATTGAATGCCAGATCATGGATTGGGCCGATGACACGGCCTACTCGGTCAACGATATCATTGATGGTGCTCATGCCGGATTTATTACGCACCATCGTGTAGAAAAGTGGGCGGGTAGCCGTTCACTCACTCCACGGGAGCACGACTGGATCCAGGACCTGCTCCGGCTGATCGGGTCCGAAGACATTCACCGGCAGTTCAGCCGAAAGATTGGTCGGTTTCTGCAGGCCACCCGCCTCGACCCGGTCACCCATGCACATGCTCCCGATTCAAACCGGTACCGATTCATGCTCCATATCGATGAAGAAGCACAGGCAGAGTCGCGGCTGTACAAGAAGCTGGCTGTGGCTTTGGTTTTCCGCACACCGCAGCTGCAGCAATTCGAATTCAAGGGAGACCGCGTGCTCCGGGAATTGTTTAATGCCTTTTCTGAGCAGGCGGTGAATGGAAAATACGGCATTCTGCCGGTGTCTCTAAGGGAAGGTCTCGATCGTGCCGGATCAGAAACCGATCGCTCCCGCCTGATCTGCGACTATCTGGCCGGAATGACCGACCGTTTTGCCATCCGGACCTACCGACGGCTTTTCGATCCCGATTACGGAAGCCTTTCCGACCTGATCTGAGTTAACCTGCCCGGGACAGCCCGTTTTCCACTTCTGCCGCCACCACGTTTTTCAGATCGGTGAAATGATTATAAAGGACCCCGTGCAACTCTCGGATCTCTGCGGCTGACAGTCCGGCCGACAACCCATGCTCCCGGAGCATCGCAAGTGAAACCTCTGCATCCTGCAACTGCCCCAAGCCGCTTTGCCAGTGCTTCAGACGATCTGTCAGGTCGGAAGGAACGGGAAAAATCAATGTCAGGGCTTCAAACTGATACCGGTATCGCTTCACCTTCAGACGGAAACGGTGGAGGGCTTCCACGTTTTTGCTGTCCAGCGTGTTCAGGTCGTGGGATACCGACCGGCAGATTTGATTGACCATTCCGGCCAGACGGATATCGGTCAGCTTTTCTTCCGTTCTGCTTCCGGCGGTCAGATGCAGGATGGTCCCGGTGATCAGTTTACCGGCCTTTTTTACCGGGTCCTCTTTAAGCCAGCGGCTGAAGGCCCGGTCTCCGCAGGCTTTCAGGTAATCAGCCAGAGGGGCTGCAGACGGAACCGATGCAGAGAGCCCTCTGAAGACCAGTTCCTGGACCTGCAGGTCCCTGATCTTTCCGGGTTGTTTCAAAAGATCAGACAATTGACGGATGGCCTTTTTACAGTCGGGGTGCCCGCTGAGAACCGACAGCAGATGCAGCTGACTCTGTAACCGGCGGCTGGTGGTTCGCGTCCGGTGAATCAGCACAGGAGACCCTGTCACCACCACCTCCCCGATGATTTTCAGAACGGTCTGCCCGGTTGTGTGCAGGCGTGTGGTGAGTTCCACAGCTCTGCTTTGAGTGGTTGCATTCATTATTATAAAACGATTAATTTTATTAACTTATTAATTTTAAACCACTTAATCGAGATTTTGTTTTATGAATTACGGTCTTACTGGTTTGTTTACTGGTTTTCTGCTCGCCTGCCTGCCTTCTGCCGGATCGGCCCAATCCGATTCCCTGATTGTTCCCGGCGAGGACCACTTTACTGCCATCCGGCAACTGACTTTCTCGGGAGAAAATGCCGAGGCCTATCTTGATGCAGCAAACGAGCGCCTGATTTTCCAGTCAGCGAATGATTCAACCCCATGCGATCAGATTTTTATCATGAATCTCGATGGATCCGGACTGAAGAAGGTTTCAAAAGGCGGCGGGAAGACCACCTGTTCCTACTTCATACCGGGAACCAACACCATTTTATACAGTTCAACCCGGTCCGCCGGTTCAGACTGTCCTCCTCCTCCCGATTTCCGCAAGGGTTACGTCTGGCCAATCTATCCTTCTTTTGATATTTATCTGGCCGATGAAAACGGAAACGACATCCGCCCGCTGACCACCACCCCGGGATATGATGCCGAGGCCACCGTCAGTGTCGATGGCAAGACGATCGTCTTCACCTCGATGCGTGATGGTGATCTTGATATCTACACCATGAAATCGGATGGATCGGATGTAAAACGCCTTACCAGTGAACTGGGGTATGATGGCGGACCGTTCTTCAGCCACGACGGCACCCGAATAATCTACCGGGCCTACCATCCCCAGACCGAACAGGAAAAGAGCGACTACCGGCAACTGCTCAGCGAAAACATCATCAGACCGATGAATTTCGAAATCTGGATCATGAATGCCGATGGCACAGGAAAAAAGAAACTCACCAACACCGGCATGGCCAGTTTTGCACCCTTCTTTTCCCCGGATGATCAGTGGGTGATTTTCTCCTCGAACATGGCCGACCCGGTAAAGAAACGGAACTTCGACCTGTTCATGGTCCGTGCCGATGGATCCGGTGAGATCAGACGAATCACCTTCAGTCCCGGTTTCGATGGCTTTCCCATGTTTACCCGTGATGGCAAAAAGTTGATTTTTTCCTCGAACCGCAACAATGGCGGCGGAAACAGCACCAACGTGTTTGTTGCCGACTGGACCTGGACCCCCCTCACGAAAGGAACCAAGCCATGAAATTTGAGACCATTCTATACGGGGTCGACTCCCGCATTGCCACGGTAACCATCAACCGTCCCGACAAACTGAATGCCCTCAATCAGCAGGTCTTCCGCGATCTGAAGGCGGTTCTGGATGATATCCGCGGTCATGATGACATTCATGGGGTCATCATCACAGGAGCTGGAAGCAAAGCCTTTGTGGCGGGCGCCGATATCACCGAAATCCATCAGCTGACAGCCTCTGCAGGCAAAGCTTTTGCAGACAGTGGCCAGGCCGTGTTTAATCAGATTGAAAACCTTGGAAAACCCGTCGTGGCAGCAGTCAACGGATTCGCGCTGGGTGGCGGATGCGAACTCGCCATGGCCTGTACTTTACGCATTGCTTCCGAAACAGCCCGTTTCGGGCAGCCCGAAGTCAATCTGGGCGTCATTCCCGGATATGGGGGAACGCAGCGGCTGACCCGCCTGATCGGAAAAGGCCGCGCCATGGAACTCATCCTCACCGGTGATCTGATCGATGCACAGGAAGCCCACCGGATCGGACTGATCAATCATATTTATCCGGCTTCTGAACTCATGAAAGAAGCCAGACTCCTGCTTGGAAAAATCTGTTCAAAGAGCCTGGTGGCCGTTCGCTATGCCATTGATGCCGTCAATTCGGACGATCTCCCGCTCCGGGATGGCCTTCAGAAGGAAGCCAGCCTTTTCGGATTGGTGGTTTCCACTGCCGATGCCAAGGAAGGCACCCGGGCTTTCCTCGATAAACGCCCAGCCGTATTCAGCCACCAATGACGGAACCAGGTTATCTCATACTTCTGGGTGCTCTGTTGTTACTGAGCGCCCTGTTTTCCGGATCCGAAATTGCGTTCATCACGGCCAACCGCCTGAAGGTCGAAGTCAAGCGACGCCAGGGGAAGACCGGGGCCGCACTGGCTTCTGCCATGATGAGCAAACCCGAGATTTTCCTGACCACCACACTGGTCGGAAACAATTTCGTCAACGTCATTTATGCCACCGTGATGACCCTGCTGCTGACCAGCACCTTCGGAATTACTAATCTGGCAGTACAGACCATCGTTTCCACCCTGGTTTTGCTCTATCTGGGTGAAATCATTCCAAAGATCCTTTTCAGGCAGCTGGCCGACCTGCTGGTGATCCGGCTGGTCTTTTTTCTGAAGGCCTGTTACTTTTTGCTTTTTCCGCTGATTTCCCTCTCCCGACTCGGCTCTCTGCTGGTGGTCCGGCTGGCTGGTGTCAGACAGGCCTCGCTCAGTCAGGCTTTCAGTGTGCATGATGTCGAAGA
The sequence above is drawn from the Bacteroidota bacterium genome and encodes:
- a CDS encoding CHAD domain-containing protein, which codes for MNATTQSRAVELTTRLHTTGQTVLKIIGEVVVTGSPVLIHRTRTTSRRLQSQLHLLSVLSGHPDCKKAIRQLSDLLKQPGKIRDLQVQELVFRGLSASVPSAAPLADYLKACGDRAFSRWLKEDPVKKAGKLITGTILHLTAGSRTEEKLTDIRLAGMVNQICRSVSHDLNTLDSKNVEALHRFRLKVKRYRYQFEALTLIFPVPSDLTDRLKHWQSGLGQLQDAEVSLAMLREHGLSAGLSAAEIRELHGVLYNHFTDLKNVVAAEVENGLSRAG
- a CDS encoding enoyl-CoA hydratase/isomerase family protein, which encodes MKFETILYGVDSRIATVTINRPDKLNALNQQVFRDLKAVLDDIRGHDDIHGVIITGAGSKAFVAGADITEIHQLTASAGKAFADSGQAVFNQIENLGKPVVAAVNGFALGGGCELAMACTLRIASETARFGQPEVNLGVIPGYGGTQRLTRLIGKGRAMELILTGDLIDAQEAHRIGLINHIYPASELMKEARLLLGKICSKSLVAVRYAIDAVNSDDLPLRDGLQKEASLFGLVVSTADAKEGTRAFLDKRPAVFSHQ
- a CDS encoding alpha/beta fold hydrolase, whose product is MTILILVSGLLLLFLAWLTWAWKKFLDAFQIELEPNQPMPDLNQVPYETWHIPTGHSKIIRGWMLLQPADPSAPIVIVAHGWTRNATFLWPISYRLWKEGYQVFAINARNHGECDLDPPMSVLKYTEDLENTIHWLRLRFPGNPIAMTGHSLGGAALLIASVRVPGVSAAVPICAFSRSDRIFEMDIRRAGVPMIPVGKVILALIRRYLGHSYDDLAPAFWVRNSTVPTLLIGAGLDTRVPPDMQYELKAAFPEGIAYGPVIEPEATHTSLLTDPGTIDRIVRFINRRLKPTDGNPADPLTDGNGV
- a CDS encoding PD40 domain-containing protein, with protein sequence MNYGLTGLFTGFLLACLPSAGSAQSDSLIVPGEDHFTAIRQLTFSGENAEAYLDAANERLIFQSANDSTPCDQIFIMNLDGSGLKKVSKGGGKTTCSYFIPGTNTILYSSTRSAGSDCPPPPDFRKGYVWPIYPSFDIYLADENGNDIRPLTTTPGYDAEATVSVDGKTIVFTSMRDGDLDIYTMKSDGSDVKRLTSELGYDGGPFFSHDGTRIIYRAYHPQTEQEKSDYRQLLSENIIRPMNFEIWIMNADGTGKKKLTNTGMASFAPFFSPDDQWVIFSSNMADPVKKRNFDLFMVRADGSGEIRRITFSPGFDGFPMFTRDGKKLIFSSNRNNGGGNSTNVFVADWTWTPLTKGTKP
- the dgt gene encoding dNTP triphosphohydrolase, with amino-acid sequence MTQNGFYSDFDTNTPGGERKADYRTPFEMDRDRLIHTSAFRRLQAKTQVFFAGEYDFYRSRLTHSIEVAQIGRSITAFLNQTSPHLSAHFYLDAALVEAICLAHDLGHPPFGHAGERTLHTLMINQGGFEGNAQTLRLLTDTIYQDETGRKGLQPTRAFTDGVMKYKATFSEWPQPPENHFLYDSQLPVREWVFAGDTAKRSPADWNELKSIECQIMDWADDTAYSVNDIIDGAHAGFITHHRVEKWAGSRSLTPREHDWIQDLLRLIGSEDIHRQFSRKIGRFLQATRLDPVTHAHAPDSNRYRFMLHIDEEAQAESRLYKKLAVALVFRTPQLQQFEFKGDRVLRELFNAFSEQAVNGKYGILPVSLREGLDRAGSETDRSRLICDYLAGMTDRFAIRTYRRLFDPDYGSLSDLI